One window from the genome of Lepisosteus oculatus isolate fLepOcu1 chromosome 25, fLepOcu1.hap2, whole genome shotgun sequence encodes:
- the ddost gene encoding dolichyl-diphosphooligosaccharide--protein glycosyltransferase 48 kDa subunit produces the protein MVPGLWLAETVKVKGRRVSADVVLSGKMATVGVCGCVRAVVPRCSGRNRAQKLGGGLLLFLCVVLATLQGAVAGGRTLVLLDNINMRETHSVFFRSLADRGFDLAFKTADDPGLSLIKYGQFLYDHLIIFSPSVEDFGGSINVETITAFIDGGGNVLVAASSDIGDPLRELGSECGIEFDEEKTAVIDHHNYDVSDPGEHTLIVADPENLLKAPTIVGRPTGKPILFKGVGMVADPDNPLVLDILTGSSTSYSFFPDRPITQYPHAVGKNTLLIAGLQARNNARVVFSGSLDFFSDAFFNSAVQKAAPGSERHAQTGNQELALALSRWVFKEEGVLRVGAVSHHRAGETAPPSAYTITDLVEYSIVLEKLSDGKWVPFDGDDIQLEFVRIDPFVRTYLKKNGGKYSVQFKLPDVYGVFQFKVDYNRLGYTHLYSSTQVSVRPLQHTQYERFIPSAFPYYASAFSMMGGLFIFSIVFLHMKEKEKAE, from the exons ATGGTCCCAGGCCTCTGGTTGGCTGAGACGGTGAAGGTGAAAGGTCGCCGTGTTAGCGCTGACGTCGTTCTCTCTGGGAAGATGGCTACCGTGggagtgtgtggatgtgttCGGGCTGTTGTGCCGCGGTGCAGCGGGCGAAACCGAGCCCAGAAGCTCGGTGGAGGTTTGCTGCTCTTCCTGTGCGTGGTGCTGGCCACGCTGCAGGGGGCTGTGGCTGGCGGTAGGACGCTGGTGCTGCTGGACAACATCAATATGAGGGAGACTCATTCAGTCTTCTTCCGCAGCTTGGCCG ACCGAGGGTTTGACCTGGCCTTCAAGACTGCGGACGACCCCGGCCTGTCTCTCATCAAGTACGGCCAGTTCTTGTACGATCACCTCATCATTTTCTCCCCCTCAGTGGAAG ATTTTGGAGGCAGTATCAATGTGGAAACGATCACCGCGTTCATCGACGGGGGAGGAAATGTCCTCGTTGCAGCCAGTTCTGACATTG GTGACCCCCTGAGAGAGCTGGGGAGTGAGTGTGGCATCGAGTTTGACGAGGAGAAGACTGCCGTCATCGATCACCACAACTACGATGTTTCGGACCCAGGAGAG CACACCCTGATAGTGGCTGACCCAGAGAACCTGCTGAAGGCTCCAACCATTGTCGGCAGGCCCACTGGAAAGCCCATCCTGTTCAAGGGCGTCGG GATGGTGGCTGACCCAGACAACCCCCTGGTCCTGGACATCCTGACTGGATCCTCCACATCCTACTCCTTCTTCCCAGACCGGCCCATCACTCAG TACCCCCACGCGGTGGGGAAGAACACGCTGCTGATCGCTGGCCTGCAGGCTCGGAACAACGCTCGAGTGGTTTTCAGCGGTTCCCTAGACTTCTTTAGCGATGCCTTCTTCAACTCTGCGGTGCAGAAGGCGGCACCAGGCTCTGAAAG GCATGCCCAGACTGGGAACCAGGAGCTGGCGCTGGCGCTGTCCCGCTGGGTGTTCAAGGAGGAGGGCGTGCTGAGGGTGGGCGCCGTCTCGCACCACCGAGCTGGGGAGACTGCCCCCCCCAGTGCCTACACGATCACAGACCTCGTG gagtACAGCATCGTGCTGGAGAAGCTGTCTGATGGAAAATGGGTTCCCTTTGATGGAGATGATATCCAGCTCGAGTTTGTCAGGATCGACCCCTTTGTCAGGACATACCTGAAGAAAAACG GTGGAAAGTACAGCGTGCAGTTCAAGCTTCCTGACGTCTACGGTGTTTTCCAGTTTAAAGTAGATTACAACCGGCTGGGATACACCCACCTGTACTCCTCCACCCAG GTGTCAGTGCGCCCCCTGCAGCACACGCAGTACGAGCGCTTCATCCCCTCTGCCTTCCCCTACTACGCCAGCGCCTTCTCCATGATGGGCGGCCTCTTCATCTTCAGCATCGTCTTCCTGCAcatgaaggagaaggagaaggcgGAGTAG